One Papaver somniferum cultivar HN1 chromosome 10, ASM357369v1, whole genome shotgun sequence genomic window carries:
- the LOC113317316 gene encoding puromycin-sensitive aminopeptidase-like isoform X2, translated as MDTPKEIFLKDYKTPNYYFDTVDLTFSLGEEHTIVCSKITVYPRVEGVSSPLVLDGADLKLLSIKIDGKELKKEEYHLDSRHLTLSSAPSARFTLEIVTEIYPQKNTSLEGLYKSSGNFCTQCEAEGFRKITFYQDRPDIMAKYTCRVEGDKTLYPVLLSNGNLIEQGDLEGGKHYALWEDPHKKPCYLFALVAGQLQSRDDSFITRSGREVSLRIWTPAEDLPKTVHAMYSLKAAMKWDEDVFGLEYDLDLFNIVAVPDFNMGAMENKSLNIFNSKLVLASPETASDADYAAILGVIGHEYFHNWTGNRVTCRDWFQLSLKEGLTVFRDQEFSSDMGSRSVKRIEDVSRLRNYQFPQDAGPIAHPVRPHSYIKMDNFYTVTVYEKGAEVVRMYKTLLGSQGFRRGMDLYFKRHDGQAVTCEDFYSAMRDANDADFANFLLWYSQAGTPSVKVTSVYNSEAKTYTLKFSQEVPATPGQAVKEPMLIPVAVGLLDSSGKDMPLKSVYHDGMLQVVSTDGQPAYTTVLQIKKKEEEFVFSEISERPVPSLLRGYSAPIRLDSDLTDNHLFFLLAHDSDEFNRWEAGQVLARNLMLSLVADFQQNKPLALKADYVHGLRSILSDTSLDKEFIAKAITLPGAGEIMDMMEIADPDAVHAVRSFIRKHLASELKAEFLRTVENNRSSDPYVFDHSNMSRRALKNVALAYLASFEDTQITELALNEYRTATNMTDQFAALAALVQNPGKTRDDVLADFYGKWKHDYLVVNKWFALQAMSDIPGNVENVRKLLQHPGFDLRNPNKVYSLIGGFCGSPVNFHAKDGSGYKFLGEIVVQLDKINPQVASRMVSAFSRWRRYDETRQAFAKAQLEMIMSTNGLSENVFEIASKSLAA; from the exons ATGGACACCCCTAAGGAGATTTTTTTGAAGGATTACAAGACGCCTAATTACTACTTTGATACG GTTGATCTGACGTTCTCATTGGGAGAGGAGCACACAATTGTTTGTTCAAAAATAACTGTTTACCCTAGAGTTGAAG GTGTCTCTTCTCCACTGGTCTTAGATGGGGCGGATCTTAAGTTACTATCAATCAAAATTGATGGCAAGGAACTGAAG AAAGAAGAGTACCACCTGGATTCACGCCATCTGACACTCTCATCAGCCCCAAGTGCAAGATTTACTTTAGAGATTGTTACCGAGATATATCCTCAGAAAAATACATCTTTGGAG GGGCTCTATAAATCCTCTGGAAATTTTTGTACACAGTGTGAAGCTGAGGGTTTTCGGAAGATAACATTTTACCAG GATCGACCTGATATTATGGCTAAATACACATGCCGGGTCGAAGGCGATAAGACTCTATATCCAGTATTGCTTTCAAATGGAAACCTCATAGAGCAAGGAGACCTCGAG GGTGGTAAACATTATGCCCTTTGGGAGGATCCACACAAGAAACCATGCTACTTGTTTGCATTGGTTGCTGGACAGTTGCAGAGTAGGGATGACTCTTTCATCACTCGGTCGGGACGGGAGGTCTCTCTTAGGATCTGGACCCCTGCAGAGGATCTACCAAAAACTGTTCATGCCATGTATTCTCTCAAGGCAGCTATGAAGTGGGACGAGGAt GTTTTCGGTCTTGAGTATGACTTGGATCTTTTTAATATTGTGGCGGTTCCAGATTTTAACAT GGGAGCCATGGAGAACAAGAGTTTGAAT ATATTTAATTCGAAGCTTGTTTTGGCATCACCTGAGACTGCTTCAGATGCTGATTATGCTGCAATTCTAGGGGTTATTGGTCATGAG TATTTTCATAACTGGACTGGAAACAG GGTGACATGTCGTGACTGGTTCCAGCTGAGTCTGAAGGAAGGTCTAACTGTCTTTCGGGATCAG GAATTTTCTTCTGACATGGGAAGCCGTTCAGTAAAGAGAATAGAAGATGTTTCAAGGCTGCGTAACTATCAGTTTCCACAG GATGCTGGTCCTATTGCTCATCCAGTACGACCACATTCTTATATTAAG ATGGACAACTTCTACACAG TTACG GTTTATGAAAAG GGAGCTGAAGTTGTCAGGATGTACAAAACTTTGTTGGGAAGTCAAGGTTTCCGAAGA GGGATGGATCTTTATTTTAAGAGGCATGATGGCCAAGCTGTAACGTGTGAAGATTTCTATTCTGCAATGCGAGATGCAAATGATGCGGACTTTGCTAATTTCTTGTTGTG GTACTCTCAGGCAGGAACACCATCCGTGAAGGTTACATCAGTCTACAATTCTGAAGCCAAGACATACACTTTGAAGTTCAG TCAAGAGGTGCCTGCTACTCCAGGCCAGGCAGTGAAAGAACCAATGCTCATACCTGTGGCAGTTGGCCTGCTTGACTCAAGCGGGAAGGATATGCCTCTCAAATCCGTGTATCATGATGGAATGCTTCAGGTGGTTTCCACAGATGGGCAACCAGCCTATACTACAGTTCTTCAGATAAAGAAG aaggaagaagaattcgTGTTCTCTGAAATATCTGAACGCCCAGTTCCATCTCTCTTGCGGGGATACAGCGCTCCTATTCGCCTTGACTCTGATCTTACTGATAATCATCTTTTTTTTCTACTTGCTCATGATTCAGATGAGTTTAATCG TTGGGAGGCGGGGCAAGTGTTGGCTAGAAATTTGATGCTTAGCTTGGTTGCTGATTTCCAGCAAAACAAACCATTAGCTCTGAAAGCAGACTATGTGCATGGTCTCAGAAGCATACTATCTGACACTAGCTTGGATAAA gaattcattgCTAAGGCAATTACTCTGCCCGGGGCAGGGGAGATCATGGACATGATGGAGATTGCTGATCCTGATGCTGTTCACGCTGTCCGATCTTTCATCAGGAAGCATCTTGCTTCTGAACTCAAAGCAGAATTTCTCAGGACG GTTGAAAACAATAGAAGCTCTGATCCATATGTCTTCGATCATTCCAATATGTCAAGACGCGCTTTGAAGAACGTCGCCCTTG CCTATCTAGCCTCTTTTGAGGATACCCAGATCACCGAACTTGCTCTGAATGAGTACAGGACTGCTACAAATATGACTGACCAGTTTGCAGCTCTAGCAGCCTTGGTCCAAAATCCTGGCAAAACCCGCGATGATGTTCTTGCTGATTTCTATGGCAAGTGGAAACATGACTATTTG GTTGTGAATAAATGGTTTGCTCTTCAAGCCATGTCAGACATTCCTGGAAATGTTGAAAATGTCCGCAAGCTGCTGCAGCATCCTGGCTTTGACTTACGCAATCCAAACAAG GTGTACTCACTCATTGGAGGATTCTGCGGGTCACCAGTTAATTTCCATGCAAAGGATGGTTCGGGCTATAAATTCTTGGGAGAGATTGTAGTGCAACTTGACAAAATAAACCCCCAG GTTGCCTCCCGTATGGTGTCTGCCTTCTCGAGGTGGAGGCGATATGATGAGACCAGACAGGCGTTTGCTAAG GCACAATTAGAGATGATAATGTCAACCAATGGACTCTCTGAGAATGTGTTTGAAATTGCGTCAAAAAGCTTAGCTGCTTAG
- the LOC113317316 gene encoding puromycin-sensitive aminopeptidase-like isoform X1 codes for MARLVIQPYKSCPGLAKTSLLGYFTSSSLFQASRRGCCLQQSFKGVYTSQKYTSSEEVSRWSIHPLLFSSSFRIKQSSKRLICSVATQPQPSQAEEFKMDTPKEIFLKDYKTPNYYFDTVDLTFSLGEEHTIVCSKITVYPRVEGVSSPLVLDGADLKLLSIKIDGKELKKEEYHLDSRHLTLSSAPSARFTLEIVTEIYPQKNTSLEGLYKSSGNFCTQCEAEGFRKITFYQDRPDIMAKYTCRVEGDKTLYPVLLSNGNLIEQGDLEGGKHYALWEDPHKKPCYLFALVAGQLQSRDDSFITRSGREVSLRIWTPAEDLPKTVHAMYSLKAAMKWDEDVFGLEYDLDLFNIVAVPDFNMGAMENKSLNIFNSKLVLASPETASDADYAAILGVIGHEYFHNWTGNRVTCRDWFQLSLKEGLTVFRDQEFSSDMGSRSVKRIEDVSRLRNYQFPQDAGPIAHPVRPHSYIKMDNFYTVTVYEKGAEVVRMYKTLLGSQGFRRGMDLYFKRHDGQAVTCEDFYSAMRDANDADFANFLLWYSQAGTPSVKVTSVYNSEAKTYTLKFSQEVPATPGQAVKEPMLIPVAVGLLDSSGKDMPLKSVYHDGMLQVVSTDGQPAYTTVLQIKKKEEEFVFSEISERPVPSLLRGYSAPIRLDSDLTDNHLFFLLAHDSDEFNRWEAGQVLARNLMLSLVADFQQNKPLALKADYVHGLRSILSDTSLDKEFIAKAITLPGAGEIMDMMEIADPDAVHAVRSFIRKHLASELKAEFLRTVENNRSSDPYVFDHSNMSRRALKNVALAYLASFEDTQITELALNEYRTATNMTDQFAALAALVQNPGKTRDDVLADFYGKWKHDYLVVNKWFALQAMSDIPGNVENVRKLLQHPGFDLRNPNKVYSLIGGFCGSPVNFHAKDGSGYKFLGEIVVQLDKINPQVASRMVSAFSRWRRYDETRQAFAKAQLEMIMSTNGLSENVFEIASKSLAA; via the exons ATGGCTAGATTGGTGATTCAACCTTACAAAAGTTGTCCGGGTTTGGCAAAGACCAGTCTATTGGGATACTTCACCTCTTCATCTCTC TTTCAAGCATCACGACGTGGCTGTTGTTTGCAGCAGTCATTCAAGGGTGTTTATACAAGTCAAAAATACACAAGTTCTGAGGAG GTTTCCCGTTGGAGTATACATCCACTTCTGTTCTCCTCATCTTTC AGGATTAAGCAGTCTAGTAAAAGACTGATCTGCTCCGTTGCAACACAACCCCAACCAAGCCAGGCAGAAGAATTCAAAATGGACACCCCTAAGGAGATTTTTTTGAAGGATTACAAGACGCCTAATTACTACTTTGATACG GTTGATCTGACGTTCTCATTGGGAGAGGAGCACACAATTGTTTGTTCAAAAATAACTGTTTACCCTAGAGTTGAAG GTGTCTCTTCTCCACTGGTCTTAGATGGGGCGGATCTTAAGTTACTATCAATCAAAATTGATGGCAAGGAACTGAAG AAAGAAGAGTACCACCTGGATTCACGCCATCTGACACTCTCATCAGCCCCAAGTGCAAGATTTACTTTAGAGATTGTTACCGAGATATATCCTCAGAAAAATACATCTTTGGAG GGGCTCTATAAATCCTCTGGAAATTTTTGTACACAGTGTGAAGCTGAGGGTTTTCGGAAGATAACATTTTACCAG GATCGACCTGATATTATGGCTAAATACACATGCCGGGTCGAAGGCGATAAGACTCTATATCCAGTATTGCTTTCAAATGGAAACCTCATAGAGCAAGGAGACCTCGAG GGTGGTAAACATTATGCCCTTTGGGAGGATCCACACAAGAAACCATGCTACTTGTTTGCATTGGTTGCTGGACAGTTGCAGAGTAGGGATGACTCTTTCATCACTCGGTCGGGACGGGAGGTCTCTCTTAGGATCTGGACCCCTGCAGAGGATCTACCAAAAACTGTTCATGCCATGTATTCTCTCAAGGCAGCTATGAAGTGGGACGAGGAt GTTTTCGGTCTTGAGTATGACTTGGATCTTTTTAATATTGTGGCGGTTCCAGATTTTAACAT GGGAGCCATGGAGAACAAGAGTTTGAAT ATATTTAATTCGAAGCTTGTTTTGGCATCACCTGAGACTGCTTCAGATGCTGATTATGCTGCAATTCTAGGGGTTATTGGTCATGAG TATTTTCATAACTGGACTGGAAACAG GGTGACATGTCGTGACTGGTTCCAGCTGAGTCTGAAGGAAGGTCTAACTGTCTTTCGGGATCAG GAATTTTCTTCTGACATGGGAAGCCGTTCAGTAAAGAGAATAGAAGATGTTTCAAGGCTGCGTAACTATCAGTTTCCACAG GATGCTGGTCCTATTGCTCATCCAGTACGACCACATTCTTATATTAAG ATGGACAACTTCTACACAG TTACG GTTTATGAAAAG GGAGCTGAAGTTGTCAGGATGTACAAAACTTTGTTGGGAAGTCAAGGTTTCCGAAGA GGGATGGATCTTTATTTTAAGAGGCATGATGGCCAAGCTGTAACGTGTGAAGATTTCTATTCTGCAATGCGAGATGCAAATGATGCGGACTTTGCTAATTTCTTGTTGTG GTACTCTCAGGCAGGAACACCATCCGTGAAGGTTACATCAGTCTACAATTCTGAAGCCAAGACATACACTTTGAAGTTCAG TCAAGAGGTGCCTGCTACTCCAGGCCAGGCAGTGAAAGAACCAATGCTCATACCTGTGGCAGTTGGCCTGCTTGACTCAAGCGGGAAGGATATGCCTCTCAAATCCGTGTATCATGATGGAATGCTTCAGGTGGTTTCCACAGATGGGCAACCAGCCTATACTACAGTTCTTCAGATAAAGAAG aaggaagaagaattcgTGTTCTCTGAAATATCTGAACGCCCAGTTCCATCTCTCTTGCGGGGATACAGCGCTCCTATTCGCCTTGACTCTGATCTTACTGATAATCATCTTTTTTTTCTACTTGCTCATGATTCAGATGAGTTTAATCG TTGGGAGGCGGGGCAAGTGTTGGCTAGAAATTTGATGCTTAGCTTGGTTGCTGATTTCCAGCAAAACAAACCATTAGCTCTGAAAGCAGACTATGTGCATGGTCTCAGAAGCATACTATCTGACACTAGCTTGGATAAA gaattcattgCTAAGGCAATTACTCTGCCCGGGGCAGGGGAGATCATGGACATGATGGAGATTGCTGATCCTGATGCTGTTCACGCTGTCCGATCTTTCATCAGGAAGCATCTTGCTTCTGAACTCAAAGCAGAATTTCTCAGGACG GTTGAAAACAATAGAAGCTCTGATCCATATGTCTTCGATCATTCCAATATGTCAAGACGCGCTTTGAAGAACGTCGCCCTTG CCTATCTAGCCTCTTTTGAGGATACCCAGATCACCGAACTTGCTCTGAATGAGTACAGGACTGCTACAAATATGACTGACCAGTTTGCAGCTCTAGCAGCCTTGGTCCAAAATCCTGGCAAAACCCGCGATGATGTTCTTGCTGATTTCTATGGCAAGTGGAAACATGACTATTTG GTTGTGAATAAATGGTTTGCTCTTCAAGCCATGTCAGACATTCCTGGAAATGTTGAAAATGTCCGCAAGCTGCTGCAGCATCCTGGCTTTGACTTACGCAATCCAAACAAG GTGTACTCACTCATTGGAGGATTCTGCGGGTCACCAGTTAATTTCCATGCAAAGGATGGTTCGGGCTATAAATTCTTGGGAGAGATTGTAGTGCAACTTGACAAAATAAACCCCCAG GTTGCCTCCCGTATGGTGTCTGCCTTCTCGAGGTGGAGGCGATATGATGAGACCAGACAGGCGTTTGCTAAG GCACAATTAGAGATGATAATGTCAACCAATGGACTCTCTGAGAATGTGTTTGAAATTGCGTCAAAAAGCTTAGCTGCTTAG